The following coding sequences lie in one Gemmatimonadota bacterium genomic window:
- a CDS encoding PadR family transcriptional regulator, protein MAFRHPSTLSPLALVVLALLDEAPMYPYRMQQLIRERGNDQLVNIRNRASLYQTITRLDRDGLIEVQGVAKTEHRPERTTYQLTELGRTTLHSWLREMLGTRAAEFPEFPVALSFVYLLEPEVALEELTRRRAALEAAQLRLAGMLAEHSGAVPRLFLLESEYLNAIAEAELAWLRGIAADLGTGRLGWNTAAIRAQYADTGESGS, encoded by the coding sequence ATGGCATTCAGGCATCCCAGCACCCTCTCGCCGCTCGCCCTCGTCGTCCTTGCGCTCCTCGACGAGGCCCCGATGTACCCCTACCGGATGCAGCAGCTGATCCGGGAGCGCGGTAATGACCAGCTCGTCAACATCCGCAACCGCGCGAGCCTCTACCAGACCATTACTCGCCTCGACCGCGATGGCCTGATCGAGGTTCAGGGCGTCGCGAAGACGGAGCACCGGCCAGAGCGGACCACCTATCAGCTCACCGAACTCGGGCGAACGACGCTGCACTCCTGGTTGCGGGAAATGCTGGGCACCAGGGCCGCCGAGTTTCCGGAGTTCCCGGTGGCGCTCTCCTTCGTGTACCTGCTAGAGCCGGAGGTGGCGCTGGAGGAACTCACGCGGCGGCGCGCTGCCCTGGAAGCCGCACAGCTCCGGTTGGCCGGCATGCTCGCCGAGCATTCCGGCGCGGTGCCGCGACTTTTTCTGCTCGAATCGGAATACCTGAACGCGATCGCGGAGGCCGAACTCGCCTGGTTGCGCGGGATTGCCGCCGATCTCGGGACGGGTCGTCTCGGCTGGAATACCGCGGCGATTCGCGCCCAGTATGCAGACACGGGAGAATCAGGGTCATGA
- a CDS encoding Gmad2 immunoglobulin-like domain-containing protein → MEVRIVRHCHASIMVPLLALLLMGCHREVVHAPAAIVDRIELRTPLPEALLSSPLTVEGKARGPWFFEASFPVYLLDAKGDTIAATPAHAIGEWMTTEFVPFKATLSFSLPASKTGTLILSKDNPSGLPEHAAELRVPVRFQ, encoded by the coding sequence ATGGAAGTGCGTATCGTGCGTCACTGTCACGCGAGCATCATGGTGCCGCTGCTGGCGCTCCTCCTGATGGGCTGCCACCGCGAAGTTGTTCACGCACCCGCCGCGATTGTGGACCGCATCGAGCTCCGGACGCCGCTGCCGGAGGCGTTGCTCTCGAGCCCGCTCACGGTGGAAGGGAAGGCGCGGGGCCCCTGGTTCTTCGAGGCGTCGTTTCCCGTCTATCTCCTCGATGCCAAGGGTGACACCATTGCCGCAACCCCGGCCCATGCAATCGGCGAATGGATGACCACGGAATTCGTGCCGTTCAAGGCGACACTCTCCTTCAGTCTGCCCGCCTCAAAGACCGGAACGCTGATCCTGTCCAAGGACAATCCATCGGGGCTGCCGGAACATGCGGCGGAACTCCGCGTTCCGGTGCGGTTTCAGTAG
- a CDS encoding nuclear transport factor 2 family protein: MTTRDVVFGFLEAVRAGKAWEAFLSEELQFTNFTEPVKRVMGKEASVAGLRRFYAMVTTIEVGNILVDGHRACALTHYQLQPPGGAPFESHVAELFEVVDGKIAAFGIYFDSVPYPRPAMPTG, from the coding sequence GTGACGACACGCGACGTGGTGTTCGGCTTTCTCGAAGCGGTGAGGGCAGGGAAAGCGTGGGAGGCCTTCCTCTCCGAGGAGTTGCAGTTCACGAACTTCACCGAGCCCGTGAAGCGGGTGATGGGGAAGGAAGCAAGCGTCGCTGGACTTCGGCGTTTCTACGCCATGGTAACGACGATAGAGGTCGGGAACATCCTCGTCGACGGACATCGGGCATGCGCGCTGACGCACTACCAGCTGCAGCCGCCTGGTGGTGCTCCATTCGAGAGCCATGTGGCCGAGCTGTTCGAGGTCGTTGACGGCAAGATCGCCGCGTTCGGTATCTACTTCGATAGTGTGCCCTACCCCCGTCCGGCGATGCCAACGGGATGA
- the asnB gene encoding asparagine synthase (glutamine-hydrolyzing) yields MCGIAGLWRRRGSDPADGSRVERMAATLYHRGPDDHGFLLADTTSGRSSAGRSVAASFLPDLLLASRRLSIIDLGPSGQQPIANERGDIFVVFNGAIHNFVELRTELESLGHTFRSATDTEVIVHAYEEWGEACTRRFNGMWAFVLWDSRRGELLCSRDRFGIKPLFIAWHGDTFYFASEVKAILAGGEVPPTPDPAFVRRYLTFAWSPDGRGSAFAGIAQVPAAHNLVITRDGVRESRYWSCADQSEAYDYRDPAATFRDLFRDAVRVRLRSDVPIALLLSGGLDSSSIAVQARSQGVGGAMHAFTATFPGFEQDESQHATLVAAETGMPLHCVEYQPANFFDDLGHLAHHLDAPPHRSQELARWALLKAVAGHASVVLEGQGADEVLAGYPDLYARPYLHAEFEALRPWNFPVRGARMVSAWRLLNRLEGRPLLESLHLRKRPQAPPELSLLSPAFASSTDKGSWPVPDAFGDPLTQALYRDTTLRILPGLLYYGDVISMAHSVESRLPFLDHRLVEFAFGLPFDQKMRGARTKYVMRRAFAHDLPPAILARRDKVGFGTPVGRWLQLHLPAIREVLTSPRTTARGVTDEGAVAKCLSRFEADGSERDQLFRLIALETWYRCCVDGERTPG; encoded by the coding sequence ATGTGCGGCATTGCGGGACTGTGGCGCCGGCGTGGCTCTGATCCTGCCGACGGCAGCCGTGTCGAGCGGATGGCCGCGACGCTCTATCACCGTGGTCCCGACGATCACGGCTTCCTTCTCGCCGATACCACCTCGGGCCGCTCCTCCGCCGGGCGATCGGTAGCGGCATCGTTCCTTCCCGACCTGCTGCTGGCCAGTCGTCGCCTCTCGATCATCGACCTCGGTCCGTCGGGGCAGCAGCCGATCGCCAATGAACGCGGCGACATCTTCGTGGTGTTCAACGGCGCCATCCACAATTTTGTCGAGCTGCGCACCGAACTCGAGTCGCTCGGCCACACCTTCCGCTCGGCCACCGATACTGAAGTGATCGTCCACGCTTATGAGGAGTGGGGCGAAGCGTGTACCCGGCGCTTCAACGGGATGTGGGCGTTCGTGCTCTGGGACAGCCGCCGCGGTGAACTGCTCTGCTCGCGCGACCGGTTCGGCATCAAGCCTCTCTTCATCGCGTGGCACGGCGACACCTTCTACTTCGCCTCCGAAGTGAAGGCGATCCTCGCTGGCGGTGAGGTCCCACCGACGCCGGATCCCGCATTCGTGAGGCGGTACCTCACCTTCGCGTGGTCACCTGACGGTCGGGGCAGCGCGTTTGCCGGGATTGCGCAGGTGCCCGCCGCTCACAATCTGGTGATCACGCGCGACGGTGTGCGGGAGAGTCGTTACTGGTCGTGCGCCGACCAGTCGGAAGCGTACGACTATCGGGATCCCGCGGCCACCTTCCGCGATCTGTTCCGTGACGCAGTCCGCGTCAGGCTGCGCTCCGATGTTCCCATCGCGCTGTTGCTCAGCGGTGGACTCGACTCCTCCTCAATTGCCGTGCAGGCCCGATCACAGGGTGTGGGCGGAGCGATGCATGCGTTCACGGCGACATTCCCCGGGTTCGAACAGGACGAGAGCCAGCACGCGACACTGGTCGCCGCAGAAACAGGGATGCCGCTGCACTGCGTCGAGTACCAGCCGGCCAACTTTTTCGACGACCTCGGCCACCTCGCGCACCACCTGGATGCACCACCACACCGCTCGCAGGAACTGGCGCGATGGGCGCTCCTGAAGGCAGTCGCGGGCCATGCATCGGTGGTTCTGGAAGGGCAGGGTGCCGACGAGGTGCTCGCTGGTTACCCGGACCTCTACGCCCGACCCTACCTGCACGCCGAATTCGAAGCGCTTCGGCCGTGGAACTTTCCCGTGAGGGGAGCACGGATGGTTTCCGCATGGCGGCTGCTCAACCGGCTCGAGGGCCGCCCCCTTCTCGAGTCACTGCATCTCAGGAAACGGCCTCAGGCGCCGCCCGAACTCTCGCTTCTGTCGCCCGCCTTCGCGTCGTCCACCGACAAGGGGAGCTGGCCGGTTCCCGATGCGTTCGGAGACCCGCTCACTCAGGCGCTGTACCGTGACACCACGCTGAGGATTCTCCCAGGTCTCCTGTACTACGGCGATGTGATCAGCATGGCGCATTCGGTCGAGTCACGCTTGCCTTTTCTCGATCACCGGCTGGTCGAATTCGCGTTCGGTTTGCCGTTCGACCAGAAAATGCGCGGTGCGCGAACGAAGTACGTGATGCGGCGAGCATTTGCACACGACCTGCCGCCGGCAATCCTGGCACGCCGCGACAAGGTGGGGTTCGGTACTCCCGTGGGCCGGTGGCTGCAGTTGCACCTGCCGGCGATTCGTGAGGTGCTGACCTCGCCCCGCACGACTGCGCGGGGTGTGACCGATGAGGGTGCGGTCGCCAAGTGCCTGAGCCGGTTCGAGGCCGATGGTTCCGAACGAGATCAGCTCTTCCGGTTGATCGCGCTCGAAACGTGGTATCGTTGCTGTGTGGATGGCGAGCGCACGCCGGGATGA
- a CDS encoding GLPGLI family protein yields MKFRPLLLSTLLAGLPALASAQSGTVRYDETIPLDFKLPPNSPMAGRLPKSSTKPMQLTFSPEAALFALAPRIDGPPGAAGETRVMTAGPGNAVFMGGGGPPGQAMEIRRDGEMAMGAPGMFTFGGPGGPGAGTVAGAYTNLADGSYIEVREFLGRSFRIPEARPTFNWKLTGEQATFLGHPVLQAKAKVDSTTLEAWFAPDIPVSAGPAQYGGLPGLILTLTVDSNKVVYTATAIDIKTAIAPIKAPSEGSKVTRAEFDKIVKEKMDEMSKGRRGRGN; encoded by the coding sequence GTGAAGTTCCGCCCGCTGCTGCTCTCAACCCTGCTCGCCGGACTCCCGGCCCTGGCGTCTGCCCAGTCAGGGACTGTCCGCTACGACGAGACGATCCCGCTCGATTTCAAGCTGCCGCCCAACAGCCCGATGGCCGGCCGTCTGCCAAAGTCCTCGACCAAGCCGATGCAGCTGACCTTTTCTCCTGAGGCCGCACTCTTCGCCCTGGCGCCGCGGATCGACGGCCCTCCAGGCGCGGCAGGCGAGACCAGAGTCATGACGGCTGGCCCGGGTAACGCCGTGTTCATGGGTGGCGGTGGCCCTCCGGGCCAGGCGATGGAAATTCGCCGGGACGGCGAGATGGCGATGGGCGCGCCCGGCATGTTCACGTTCGGAGGCCCTGGTGGCCCCGGTGCCGGCACGGTGGCTGGCGCCTATACCAACCTCGCCGATGGTAGCTACATCGAAGTTCGGGAGTTCCTCGGCCGCAGCTTCCGGATCCCGGAAGCGCGCCCGACCTTCAACTGGAAGCTCACCGGCGAGCAGGCCACCTTCCTCGGTCACCCGGTCCTGCAGGCCAAGGCCAAGGTCGACAGCACCACGCTCGAGGCCTGGTTCGCCCCCGATATCCCGGTCTCCGCCGGGCCGGCCCAGTACGGCGGCCTGCCGGGACTGATCCTGACCCTCACGGTCGATTCGAACAAGGTCGTCTACACGGCCACTGCGATCGACATCAAGACCGCGATTGCACCGATCAAGGCGCCATCGGAGGGCAGCAAGGTGACCCGCGCCGAGTTCGACAAGATCGTCAAGGAGAAGATGGACGAGATGTCGAAGGGCCGTCGTGGGCGGGGGAACTGA
- a CDS encoding SRPBCC domain-containing protein, producing MNVKTDPSGRRYVETEFEVLGTPEEVWQAIATAKGFSSWFAPTEVEQRDGKSVAIVVDLGPGMVIRTDITKWDPPRMYATEAPGWIPGSPAMASEWTVEARAGGSCVIRIVQSLFASTDEWDNQLESAKGGFASFLVILRLYLAHFRGQHSAVTQLRAPGGGTDAENWEDLTSSLGLSGMKVGQRFTAPAGSPPLSGVIEYVTDEPFDALLRLDQPAPGVAALGIAGYPGGPSMVAMNLYLYGDKADTTLAEVTPRWEAWLQERFPMPAQS from the coding sequence ATGAACGTGAAGACAGACCCGTCCGGTCGCCGGTATGTGGAGACCGAATTCGAGGTGCTCGGCACGCCGGAAGAAGTCTGGCAGGCCATCGCAACCGCGAAGGGATTCTCGTCGTGGTTCGCACCTACCGAAGTCGAGCAGCGCGACGGCAAGAGTGTCGCGATTGTAGTGGACCTGGGTCCGGGGATGGTGATTCGCACTGACATCACCAAATGGGATCCGCCGCGGATGTATGCCACGGAAGCCCCCGGCTGGATCCCGGGTTCGCCGGCGATGGCGAGTGAGTGGACCGTCGAGGCGCGCGCGGGTGGCAGCTGCGTGATTCGCATCGTGCAGAGCCTGTTTGCGAGCACCGACGAATGGGACAACCAGCTCGAATCGGCGAAGGGCGGATTCGCCTCCTTCCTCGTGATCCTGCGGCTCTATCTCGCCCATTTCCGCGGCCAGCACTCGGCGGTGACGCAGTTGAGGGCGCCTGGCGGTGGCACCGACGCCGAGAATTGGGAAGACCTTACCTCATCGCTGGGCTTGAGCGGGATGAAGGTCGGACAGCGCTTCACGGCACCTGCCGGTTCTCCCCCGCTGAGCGGGGTGATTGAATACGTGACAGACGAACCCTTCGATGCGCTGCTTCGGCTCGATCAGCCAGCACCCGGTGTCGCGGCTCTCGGAATTGCCGGCTACCCCGGTGGTCCGAGCATGGTGGCGATGAACCTCTATCTCTATGGCGACAAGGCCGACACAACGCTCGCCGAGGTAACGCCTCGTTGGGAAGCGTGGTTGCAGGAACGCTTCCCGATGCCGGCGCAGAGCTAG
- a CDS encoding helix-turn-helix domain-containing protein, protein MLDVQVIDDPAAATVALEPTRSRLLSELASPRSAATLATRVGLTRQKVNYHLNALEAHGLVRLAEERKWGGLTERLLVATAASYVVNPSALGPAAIDPDRHVDRLSASYLIALGARMVREVGALVRRAGETGKRLATLSIDTEVRFKSAADRAAFTAELTTAIASLVSKYHDAHTPGGRAHRLVLVAHPLPEKPALQEQLQ, encoded by the coding sequence ATGCTAGACGTCCAGGTTATCGATGATCCCGCGGCCGCCACGGTGGCTCTCGAGCCGACCAGAAGTCGGCTCCTCTCCGAGCTGGCCAGCCCCAGGTCGGCGGCCACGCTGGCCACCCGGGTCGGCCTGACTCGGCAGAAGGTCAATTACCATCTCAACGCCCTCGAGGCGCACGGGCTGGTGCGCCTGGCCGAGGAGCGGAAGTGGGGCGGACTCACCGAGCGGCTCCTCGTGGCGACAGCAGCCTCCTATGTGGTAAACCCCAGCGCCCTGGGCCCGGCAGCCATCGATCCGGACCGGCACGTCGATCGCCTCTCGGCGAGCTATCTCATTGCCCTCGGTGCCCGCATGGTCCGCGAGGTAGGCGCGCTTGTCCGTCGCGCGGGCGAAACGGGAAAGCGCCTTGCGACCCTCAGCATCGACACTGAGGTTCGCTTCAAGTCAGCGGCTGACCGCGCCGCGTTCACGGCGGAACTCACCACAGCCATCGCCTCCCTCGTTTCGAAGTATCACGATGCCCACACCCCTGGCGGCCGCGCCCATCGACTTGTGCTGGTGGCGCATCCCCTTCCCGAGAAACCCGCACTCCAGGAGCAGCTGCAATGA
- a CDS encoding DUF3830 family protein yields MTFLTVRIGSHSFAAVLESERAPRTAAAFLARLPFAGQLVQARWSGEAGWIPLGDYDLGVPSENATSHPTAGQVLWHPPGVSEAELLVPYGQTSFSSKVGQLAGNHFLTIVDSGEGLAGVGRRLLWEGAQEISFALAESGPGEN; encoded by the coding sequence ATGACATTCCTTACGGTTCGCATCGGCTCCCACTCATTCGCAGCCGTGCTCGAATCCGAACGCGCGCCACGGACGGCCGCCGCGTTCCTCGCTCGCCTTCCCTTCGCAGGCCAACTGGTTCAGGCGCGGTGGAGCGGGGAAGCCGGCTGGATTCCGCTCGGCGACTACGATCTCGGCGTCCCCAGCGAAAACGCCACGAGTCACCCGACCGCGGGCCAGGTCCTCTGGCACCCGCCGGGAGTGAGCGAGGCGGAGCTGCTGGTGCCGTACGGACAGACTTCGTTCTCGAGCAAAGTTGGCCAACTCGCCGGGAACCATTTTCTGACGATCGTTGATTCGGGAGAAGGCCTCGCCGGGGTGGGCCGCAGGTTGCTCTGGGAGGGGGCGCAGGAGATTTCGTTTGCGCTGGCCGAGTCAGGGCCGGGAGAGAACTGA
- a CDS encoding TonB-dependent receptor, which produces MKRFLVRTALVATLAAPATLAAQQYSVKGVVVDSNRALKAGAMVVALTRTDSTIATFSTTGSTGRFELARLKPGNYILQVTAIGFRPVKRDFTITNTGITADTVVMQAAPVKLNELVATAEHVPIVNKPDTLEYNAEAFKTRVNAPVEELLKRLPGMTVESDGTIKAQGQTVQKVLVDGKEFFGNDPKMATKNIAAAAIDKVQVLDKKSDAAEFSGIDDGNQQKTINLVLKPNARVGYFGRSVAGVGPAPEGSDGAFAGSKGDNARYTGLLNLNRFSPTTQLSLIANRNNTGNSGFTFGPVSDVGRGSSGGGSGGGFSETMAIGLNGSQQFGKDSWLRGSYFLSTSDNRRQSVTDEQLLQGASVSANRSETANSSSNSQSHRVNLNAQKSFSTWSQLRFRGNFFGGPSNSDNLSQQTTLLPNGAFQNSATSAVSTDADNLGGDGRVTYSRRFNQAGRTLVAEAWGDLSKPKQLSNLNSNTDLTDGAGGITERDVLQSQRRNSRTFTTGQRLGLTNPLDKRGTVLELFGQHRAISETQNYVVNDIVGGTQVLNTDLSQAFDRTYSYLNGGTRLSRNTKSLRWVLGLEAQKSDLEGKIINRNESISNGFTNLLPSANFRYQVNTGSNFSVNYRTSTRDPSLSELQPFVDNTNPLRTYAGNPDLTPQYQHSLRTEFRRFDQFSFRSIYLFANMGYNRNQIVNSRDIDAQGRQTVKPINLGDGWNSNLGGSYGSPIRALGLQADLDYSYNRTSGSELVNQVENVSHTGNHSIGFRLQNRSKQIFDISAGANLDFNSVKYSINTALNQKYVNKNFSGNATWYVSEAISANASANYTVYDQKIFGPRDNIFLLGASFGYQFMDNRAELRISGSDLLNQNNGFSITSSTSSIRESRTATLGRQVMLQASYQLGSNLSPARTERRR; this is translated from the coding sequence ATGAAGCGTTTCCTTGTTCGCACCGCGCTGGTAGCCACGCTTGCGGCGCCTGCCACCCTCGCCGCGCAGCAGTACAGCGTCAAGGGCGTCGTCGTCGATTCGAACCGGGCCCTGAAGGCCGGGGCGATGGTCGTCGCACTGACGCGCACCGACTCCACGATCGCGACTTTCTCCACCACTGGTTCGACCGGTCGCTTCGAGCTCGCGCGGCTCAAGCCGGGGAATTACATCCTCCAGGTGACCGCGATCGGCTTCCGGCCGGTGAAGCGTGACTTCACCATCACCAATACCGGCATCACGGCCGACACCGTGGTGATGCAGGCGGCGCCGGTCAAGCTGAATGAGCTGGTCGCCACGGCCGAGCACGTGCCGATCGTCAACAAGCCGGACACGCTCGAGTACAACGCCGAGGCGTTCAAGACTCGCGTCAACGCTCCCGTCGAGGAGCTGCTCAAGCGCTTGCCCGGAATGACGGTCGAGAGCGACGGCACCATCAAGGCGCAGGGCCAGACGGTACAGAAGGTCCTGGTCGACGGCAAGGAGTTCTTCGGCAACGACCCGAAGATGGCGACGAAGAACATTGCCGCCGCGGCCATCGACAAGGTGCAGGTCCTCGACAAGAAGTCGGATGCCGCTGAATTCTCGGGCATCGACGACGGCAACCAGCAGAAGACGATCAACCTGGTGCTCAAGCCGAACGCCCGCGTGGGCTACTTCGGTCGCTCGGTCGCCGGGGTCGGTCCCGCGCCTGAAGGCAGCGACGGAGCGTTTGCCGGCTCCAAGGGAGATAATGCTCGCTACACCGGCCTGCTCAACCTCAATCGCTTCTCGCCGACGACGCAGCTCTCGCTGATCGCGAACCGCAACAATACCGGCAACTCCGGCTTCACGTTCGGACCGGTATCCGATGTCGGTCGCGGCAGCAGCGGCGGCGGCAGTGGCGGTGGATTCAGCGAGACCATGGCGATCGGCCTCAATGGCTCACAGCAGTTCGGCAAGGACAGCTGGCTCCGTGGCAGCTACTTCCTGAGCACCAGCGACAACCGGCGGCAGAGCGTCACCGACGAACAGCTGCTGCAGGGTGCCAGCGTTTCGGCGAACCGGAGCGAGACCGCGAACAGCAGTTCGAACAGCCAGTCTCACCGCGTCAACCTGAACGCCCAGAAGTCGTTCAGCACCTGGAGCCAACTCCGCTTCCGCGGCAACTTCTTCGGCGGCCCGAGCAATTCGGACAACCTCTCGCAGCAGACGACGCTGCTGCCGAATGGCGCCTTCCAGAACAGCGCCACGTCAGCCGTGTCGACCGATGCCGACAACCTTGGCGGCGATGGCCGGGTGACGTACTCGCGTCGTTTCAACCAGGCTGGGCGGACGCTGGTGGCGGAGGCATGGGGTGACCTCAGCAAGCCCAAGCAGCTCTCCAATCTGAACTCGAACACCGACCTCACGGATGGTGCTGGCGGGATCACCGAGCGCGACGTGTTGCAGTCGCAGCGGCGAAACAGCCGGACCTTCACGACCGGACAGCGCCTCGGGCTCACGAACCCGCTGGACAAGCGCGGCACGGTGCTCGAGCTGTTCGGGCAGCATCGCGCGATCTCCGAGACCCAGAACTACGTCGTGAACGACATCGTCGGCGGCACGCAGGTACTGAATACCGACCTGAGCCAGGCGTTCGACCGGACCTATTCGTATCTCAACGGCGGAACGCGCCTCAGCCGCAACACCAAGTCGCTGCGGTGGGTGCTCGGCCTTGAGGCCCAGAAGTCCGATCTCGAAGGGAAGATCATCAATCGGAACGAGTCGATCTCCAACGGCTTCACGAACCTGCTGCCGTCGGCGAACTTCCGTTACCAGGTCAATACGGGAAGCAATTTCTCGGTCAACTACCGGACCTCGACGCGCGACCCGTCGCTCAGTGAACTGCAGCCGTTCGTCGACAACACCAACCCGCTCCGGACCTACGCGGGTAACCCGGACCTGACCCCGCAGTACCAGCATTCGCTGCGGACCGAGTTCCGTCGCTTCGACCAGTTCTCGTTCCGGAGCATCTACCTCTTCGCGAACATGGGTTACAACCGGAACCAGATCGTCAACTCGCGCGACATCGACGCCCAGGGTCGTCAGACCGTGAAGCCGATCAACCTCGGCGACGGCTGGAACAGCAACCTCGGCGGCAGCTATGGCTCGCCGATCCGTGCCCTCGGGCTGCAGGCCGACCTCGACTACAGCTACAACCGGACGAGCGGCTCGGAACTGGTGAATCAGGTCGAGAATGTCAGCCACACCGGCAATCACAGCATCGGGTTCCGCCTGCAGAATCGCTCGAAGCAGATCTTCGACATCAGCGCGGGCGCCAACCTGGATTTCAACTCGGTGAAGTACTCCATCAACACCGCGCTGAACCAGAAGTACGTCAACAAGAACTTCTCTGGCAACGCTACCTGGTATGTGAGCGAGGCGATCTCGGCCAACGCGAGCGCGAACTACACAGTCTATGACCAGAAGATCTTCGGCCCGCGCGACAACATCTTCCTGCTCGGGGCGTCGTTCGGCTACCAGTTCATGGATAACCGGGCCGAACTCCGGATCTCGGGGAGCGACCTGCTGAACCAGAACAACGGTTTCTCGATCACGAGCAGCACCAGCTCGATCCGTGAGTCGCGTACGGCAACGCTTGGGCGCCAGGTGATGCTGCAGGCCAGCTATCAGCTCGGCTCCAACCTTTCGCCGGCGCGCACTGAACGCCGACGGTAG